Proteins encoded in a region of the Elaeis guineensis isolate ETL-2024a chromosome 7, EG11, whole genome shotgun sequence genome:
- the LOC140859397 gene encoding LOW QUALITY PROTEIN: lecithin-cholesterol acyltransferase-like 4 (The sequence of the model RefSeq protein was modified relative to this genomic sequence to represent the inferred CDS: inserted 1 base in 1 codon), translating into MAVLEELIKSVELWLKLVKKQQPLINPNLDPVLLVPGIAGSILNAVDENGNEERVWVRILGADHEFQKKLWSRFDPSTGKTVSLDEKTKIIVPEDRYGLYAIDVLDPDMIVGRDGVCYYHDMIEEMIKWGYQEGKTLFGFGYDFRQSNRLQETLDKFSEKLESIYTSSGEKKLNIITHSMGGLLVKCFMCLHSDIFEKYVNSWIAIAAPFQGAPGYITSSLLNGMSFVEGWEGNFFISKWSMQQLLIECPSIYELMACPXFSWDIFPLLQLWAKKQDSSGEFSTMLESYEPLEAVILMNKALSGNTVTYDGMQLSLPFNLEILKWANETRRILSNAKLPTSVKFYNIYGINEATPHTICYGSEEAPISDLEQLLCAQVSLSLLNVYSS; encoded by the exons ATGGCGGTGTTGGAGGAGTTGATAAAGTCGGTTGAGCTTTGGCTGAAATTGGTTAAGAAGCAGCAGCCCCTGATAAACCCTAATCTTGATCCGGTTCTGCTGGTTCCGGGGATTGCTGGTTCGATACTGAATGCTGTTGATGAAAATGGGAATGAGGAGCGGGTGTGGGTTCGGATTCTGGGGGCCGATCATGAGTTCCAGAAGAAGCTGTGGTCTCGGTTTGATCCTTCCACTG GTAAAACAGTTTCTTTAGATGAAAAAACAAAAATCATCGTGCCTGAAGATAGGTATGGGCTATATGCAATCGATGTGTTGGACCCAGACATG ATTGTTGGACGTGATGGTGTCTGCTATTATCATGATATGATAGAGGAAATGATCAAATGGGGATACCAAGAGGGTAAAACCCTCTTTGGATTTGGATATGATTTTCGGCAGAGTAACAG GCTTCAGGAAACTCTAGATAAGTTCTCTGAAAAATTAGAATCAATTTATACATCATCTGGAGAAAAGAAGCTGAACATTATAACTCATTCAATGGGCGGGCTGCTGGTGAAATGCTTCATGTGTCTGCACAGCGAT ATTTTTGAGAAATATGTGAATAGCTGGATTGCAATTGCTGCACCATTTCAAG GTGCACCTGGATACATTACAAGTAGCCTCTTGAATGGAATGTCCTTTGTGGAAGGGTGGGAAGGAAATTTCTTCATTTCCAAATGGAGCATGCAACAGCTG CTGATTGAATGTCCATCCATATATGAGTTGATGGCTTGCC ATTTTTCTTGGGATATTTTTCCTCTTTTGCAACTATGGGCCAAGAAGCAGGATAGTTCTGGTGAATTTAGTACCATGCTGGAGTCATATGAACCATTGGAAGCTGTAATTTTAATGAATAAAGCTCTTTCAGGCAACACG GTTACATATGATGGGATGCAGCTTTCCTTGCCGTTCAACCTAGAAATTTTGAAATGGGCAAATGAAACTCGCAGAATTTTATCAAATGCTAAGCTTCCTACGTCAgtgaaattttataatatatatgggATTAATGAGGCAACACCTCACACTATTTG CTATGGGAGTGAAGAAGCACCAATTTCAGATCTAGAGCAATTATTGTGTGCCCAGGTTAGTCTTTCCTTGCTGAATGTTTATTCATCATAA